A genome region from Bacillaceae bacterium IKA-2 includes the following:
- a CDS encoding radical SAM/SPASM domain-containing protein: MKKFKKVYLEITSICNLACSFCPPTERAKQFIEVEEFTNLLDQLKGHTKYIYFHVKGEPLLHPKIDQLLDISHEKGFKVNITTNGTLLKKAKHKIFKKPALRQMNFSLHSFDGHPGSTNRLEYISSILAFAKEAVASSDMIVSLRLWNLDQDNVTNHDKSRNREALEIIEREFHLNYQIEEMVVPGSGLKIAERIYLNQDHEFKWPALHEEEDEGKGFCHALRNQAAILTNGTVVPCCLDGEGVINLGNIKDKPFSEIIEGERANNLYNGFSRREAVEELCRKCGYRKRFG; the protein is encoded by the coding sequence ATGAAAAAATTCAAAAAAGTTTATCTCGAAATTACGAGTATTTGTAATCTTGCTTGTAGTTTTTGTCCACCTACTGAGCGAGCAAAACAATTTATTGAAGTAGAAGAGTTTACTAATTTATTAGATCAACTAAAAGGACATACGAAATATATTTATTTTCATGTAAAAGGGGAACCGCTTCTTCATCCCAAAATTGATCAACTATTAGACATCAGTCACGAAAAAGGCTTTAAGGTAAATATTACGACAAACGGAACGCTACTAAAAAAAGCAAAGCATAAAATCTTCAAGAAACCAGCGTTACGTCAAATGAATTTTTCCTTGCATAGTTTTGATGGCCATCCTGGATCGACAAATAGACTTGAATACATCTCATCGATTCTCGCCTTTGCTAAAGAGGCTGTAGCCAGTAGCGACATGATCGTGTCTTTACGACTTTGGAACTTAGATCAAGACAATGTAACAAACCATGATAAAAGTCGTAATCGTGAAGCCCTTGAAATAATAGAGCGTGAGTTTCATTTAAACTATCAAATCGAAGAAATGGTAGTGCCCGGTAGTGGATTAAAGATCGCAGAACGAATTTATTTAAACCAAGACCATGAATTCAAATGGCCTGCCTTACATGAAGAAGAAGATGAAGGAAAAGGATTTTGTCATGCTTTAAGAAACCAAGCAGCTATTTTAACGAATGGTACCGTAGTTCCTTGTTGCCTTGATGGCGAGGGTGTCATTAATTTAGGGAATATTAAAGACAAGCCGTTTTCAGAGATCATTGAAGGTGAGCGGGCGAATAACCTTTATAACGGTTTCTCCAGAAGGGAAGCTGTCGAAGAGTTATGTAGAAAGTGCGGTTATCGTAAGCGATTCGGTTGA
- a CDS encoding oxidoreductase, which yields MINKKLADKTIIITGANSGIGLETAKILSRQGAHVILAVRNQQKGEEAVALIVSENSDAKVEVIGLDLADLKSVHTFVLEFTGRFESLDMLINNAGVMIPPYQKTKDGFELQFGSNHLGHFALTGLLLPLLKKTPSSRVVTLSSIAYRGASIFFDNLDGSNGYKAMKFYKQSKLANLLFAKELDERLKQSGLATISLACHPGVTATNLFKLGKKDAPSFLKILFSRFVQKVEMGVLPTIYAATEDHLQGGEYIGPDGKGNRSGYPTLETPAAEVYNKETMKKLWEVSETLTGVVYDF from the coding sequence TTGATCAATAAAAAATTAGCAGATAAAACAATTATTATTACAGGAGCAAATAGTGGGATTGGCTTAGAAACAGCAAAAATCCTTTCAAGGCAAGGTGCCCATGTTATTTTGGCAGTCAGAAATCAACAAAAAGGTGAAGAAGCAGTTGCCTTGATTGTAAGTGAAAATAGCGATGCAAAAGTCGAAGTCATCGGTTTAGACCTTGCTGATTTAAAGAGCGTACATACGTTCGTCCTTGAGTTTACAGGTAGATTTGAATCATTGGATATGTTAATTAACAACGCTGGAGTAATGATACCACCATACCAAAAAACAAAAGATGGCTTTGAATTACAATTTGGAAGTAACCATTTGGGACATTTCGCGTTAACGGGGTTGTTGCTACCATTACTTAAGAAAACACCTTCTTCTCGAGTGGTGACTTTAAGTAGTATTGCCTATAGAGGAGCATCGATCTTTTTTGATAACCTAGATGGATCAAATGGCTATAAGGCGATGAAATTTTATAAGCAGAGTAAGCTAGCTAACTTATTGTTTGCCAAAGAGCTAGATGAAAGATTAAAGCAATCTGGGCTTGCGACGATTAGTCTGGCCTGCCATCCAGGTGTCACTGCAACGAATTTGTTTAAATTAGGGAAAAAAGATGCACCCTCCTTTTTAAAAATATTATTTAGTAGGTTTGTACAAAAGGTGGAGATGGGTGTTCTTCCGACGATCTATGCAGCAACGGAAGATCACTTACAAGGCGGAGAATATATCGGACCAGATGGAAAAGGTAATCGAAGCGGATACCCAACACTCGAAACGCCTGCCGCCGAAGTTTATAATAAAGAAACGATGAAAAAACTATGGGAAGTATCAGAAACATTGACAGGTGTCGTTTACGATTTTTAA
- a CDS encoding Glu/Leu/Phe/Val dehydrogenase produces the protein MEHQTRAIVQQSLDALLENKLFLSDLQGDERKQAFTSLGAILSTPNKIHKSFLRMPLEGGKVVRIPAYRVHHNDALGPYKGGIRFHESVNEDEVVNLAFLMTLKNSLHDIPFGGGKGGIVINPREHSVKELNAISKKYVQYFADVIGPDKDIPAPDLGSGEREMDWMVAEYKSIKPGQPYRGSFTGKSVINGGSLGRREATGKGVYFTLRYLLHDFLNSHEDWLLKNQNTYTETALAAASHPLTLAVQGFGNVGSVAALEAYTCKHLQNKIVAVSDRNVTLFNEDGLDVPSLVKFIAINKGDLPSTKEQLETAGVKAEIQDRNELLFHDVDVLILAALEDQIHKENMDRIKASVIVEGANAPVTAEADEFLNKKGVIIIPDILANAGGVIVSYFEWLQGRETQFYSEDEVFELLFNKMKVTMDMILPKFFGDPFPLRQNCYIHSVMKISTVLYKQGKLY, from the coding sequence TTGGAACATCAAACAAGAGCGATTGTTCAACAGTCATTGGATGCATTGTTAGAAAATAAGTTATTTTTGTCGGATTTGCAAGGCGATGAAAGAAAGCAGGCATTTACTTCGTTAGGTGCAATTCTTTCAACACCGAATAAAATTCATAAATCTTTTCTGAGAATGCCATTAGAAGGCGGCAAGGTTGTTCGAATCCCAGCATATCGCGTTCATCATAACGATGCGCTTGGACCATACAAGGGTGGGATTCGTTTTCACGAATCTGTCAATGAAGACGAGGTCGTCAATCTCGCCTTTTTAATGACTTTGAAAAATTCACTTCACGACATCCCATTTGGAGGAGGAAAAGGTGGGATTGTTATTAATCCACGTGAACACTCAGTAAAAGAATTAAATGCCATATCAAAAAAATATGTTCAGTATTTTGCTGATGTTATAGGTCCAGACAAAGACATTCCTGCTCCAGATTTAGGTTCAGGTGAACGTGAAATGGACTGGATGGTAGCGGAGTATAAGAGCATAAAACCAGGACAGCCTTACCGTGGTAGTTTTACTGGTAAAAGTGTTATTAACGGTGGTTCGCTAGGCCGTCGGGAAGCAACCGGAAAAGGTGTCTATTTTACACTTCGCTATCTGCTTCACGATTTCTTAAATAGCCATGAGGATTGGCTTTTGAAAAATCAAAATACATATACTGAAACAGCTTTAGCCGCCGCAAGTCATCCACTTACGTTAGCCGTACAAGGATTCGGAAATGTTGGCTCTGTTGCAGCACTTGAAGCTTATACGTGTAAGCATTTACAAAACAAAATTGTCGCCGTAAGTGACCGAAACGTAACATTATTTAATGAGGATGGCCTAGATGTACCGTCCCTTGTTAAATTCATTGCGATCAATAAAGGTGATTTGCCATCAACAAAAGAGCAACTTGAAACAGCTGGTGTCAAAGCTGAAATTCAAGACCGCAACGAGCTACTATTCCATGATGTCGACGTATTAATACTAGCTGCCTTAGAAGATCAAATCCACAAGGAGAACATGGACCGAATAAAAGCAAGTGTCATCGTTGAAGGAGCAAACGCACCGGTAACCGCCGAGGCAGACGAATTTCTTAATAAAAAAGGAGTTATCATCATCCCTGATATTTTAGCCAATGCTGGTGGTGTAATCGTTTCGTATTTTGAATGGCTCCAAGGCCGTGAAACTCAATTTTACAGTGAGGATGAAGTGTTTGAATTGCTATTCAATAAAATGAAAGTAACAATGGACATGATCTTGCCAAAATTTTTTGGCGATCCATTTCCATTAAGACAAAACTGCTATATCCATTCTGTCATGAAAATATCAACTGTTTTATATAAGCAAGGTAAGTTGTATTAA
- a CDS encoding DEAD/DEAH box helicase yields MNGRNFSDYNLSDEIRRALVVLKYKTPTEVQIEVIPRALDHQDLVVKSQTGSGKTAAFGIPICEMIEWEEKKPQALILTPTRELAVQVREDLKNIGRLKRIKAVAVYGKEPFAKQKEELTQKTHVVVGTPGRVIDHIERETLVLDEIKFLVIDEADEMLNMGFIEKVEAIIKALPSNRLTMVFSATLPKNVESLCHKYMRNPLNIEIAATGITTSTTEHRLMEVKEEDKISLLKDVTVVENPDSCIIFCRTKEHVETISAELEESNYSTGKLHGGLLQDDRFAVMEGFKTGTFRYLVATDVAARGIDVDNVTLIINYDVPLEKESYVHRTGRTGRVGNKGKAITFTTAYEKKFIKAIERYIGFEIPLMEAPERYKVLKGKAAFEEKLSGRRIVKNNKTERINHDIMKLHFSGGKKKKIRVVDFVGTIAKIPGVTTDDIGIITIQESLSYVDILNGKGSLVLEAMEKTTIKGKKLKVSIAIN; encoded by the coding sequence ATGAATGGAAGAAATTTTAGTGATTATAATTTAAGTGATGAAATAAGGAGAGCGCTTGTTGTTTTAAAATACAAAACTCCCACAGAGGTTCAAATTGAAGTAATACCAAGAGCACTGGATCATCAAGATCTTGTTGTAAAATCTCAAACCGGTAGTGGTAAGACTGCTGCCTTTGGGATACCTATTTGCGAGATGATTGAATGGGAGGAAAAAAAGCCACAAGCATTGATTCTTACACCAACTAGGGAACTTGCCGTTCAAGTGCGAGAAGATTTAAAGAATATTGGCAGGTTAAAGCGGATTAAAGCTGTGGCAGTATATGGAAAAGAGCCTTTTGCGAAACAGAAAGAAGAATTAACACAAAAAACTCATGTCGTCGTCGGTACACCTGGCCGGGTAATCGACCATATTGAAAGAGAAACACTGGTTTTAGACGAAATCAAGTTTCTTGTTATCGATGAAGCTGATGAAATGCTTAATATGGGTTTTATTGAGAAAGTTGAGGCGATCATAAAAGCACTTCCTTCAAACAGGTTGACGATGGTATTTTCTGCTACATTACCTAAAAATGTTGAGAGTCTCTGCCATAAATATATGAGAAACCCGCTTAATATTGAGATTGCTGCTACTGGGATAACAACGAGCACAACTGAACATCGTTTAATGGAAGTGAAAGAAGAAGATAAAATTTCACTGCTGAAAGACGTAACGGTCGTTGAAAATCCGGATAGTTGTATCATTTTTTGCAGAACCAAAGAACATGTTGAAACAATCTCTGCAGAATTGGAAGAATCAAATTACTCTACCGGAAAACTTCATGGTGGATTGTTGCAAGATGATCGCTTTGCAGTTATGGAAGGTTTTAAAACGGGAACTTTCCGTTATCTTGTAGCAACCGATGTAGCAGCGAGAGGAATAGATGTTGATAATGTGACACTCATTATTAACTATGACGTTCCACTGGAAAAAGAAAGCTATGTTCACCGAACAGGAAGAACCGGCCGTGTTGGTAATAAAGGAAAAGCGATTACATTTACGACAGCTTATGAAAAAAAATTCATTAAAGCAATTGAAAGATACATTGGCTTTGAGATACCATTAATGGAAGCTCCAGAGCGTTACAAAGTTCTTAAAGGAAAAGCTGCTTTTGAAGAAAAACTCAGCGGTCGCCGAATCGTAAAAAATAATAAAACTGAACGAATAAACCACGATATCATGAAACTTCATTTCAGCGGTGGGAAAAAGAAGAAGATTAGAGTTGTCGATTTTGTTGGAACGATTGCGAAAATTCCTGGAGTAACAACAGATGATATTGGAATTATAACGATACAGGAAAGTTTATCATATGTTGATATTCTTAATGGAAAAGGCTCGCTAGTCTTAGAAGCAATGGAAAAAACAACAATCAAAGGAAAGAAACTGAAGGTTAGCATAGCTATTAACTAA
- a CDS encoding HEAT repeat domain-containing protein codes for MVNKEMKSELPANYEELKKSANRTSNWRERLGAVEELGQWKSEKTIDVLKHRMVNDTVYQVQEAAFLQLKNFGEDVKLPPRKKGDLIKGITKILVRIKKSLPEGHTFEEFKEKLLKMRLDVYDTYQGDKGADFNKWLENTWESLLKK; via the coding sequence TTGGTTAATAAAGAAATGAAAAGTGAATTACCTGCAAATTATGAGGAATTAAAAAAATCTGCCAATCGAACGTCTAATTGGAGAGAACGTTTAGGTGCTGTTGAAGAACTTGGTCAGTGGAAAAGTGAAAAAACCATTGATGTACTTAAGCACAGAATGGTTAACGATACTGTCTATCAAGTTCAAGAGGCTGCTTTTCTGCAGCTCAAAAATTTTGGTGAAGATGTCAAATTACCTCCAAGAAAAAAAGGAGATTTGATTAAAGGGATTACTAAAATTTTAGTAAGAATTAAGAAGAGTTTGCCTGAGGGTCATACGTTTGAAGAGTTCAAAGAGAAGTTATTAAAGATGAGACTTGATGTGTATGATACGTATCAAGGTGATAAGGGTGCTGACTTTAATAAATGGCTTGAAAACACGTGGGAATCATTGTTGAAGAAGTAG
- a CDS encoding beta-ketoacyl-ACP synthase III, with product MKSVGIIGVGSYLPTKVVTNSDLELTLDTNDEWIRSRTGIEERRIATEEMDTSDLAIIAAKNALENASLDASEIDLILVATTTSDYAFPSVACIVQEALGIPNIPAMDLSAACTGFIYAVVTGQQFIVSNTYKNVLVIGSEKFSKIIDWQDRNTAVLFGDGAGAVILSEVSEGKGILSFDLGADGTGAEHLLVDNKTNFVTMNGREVFKFAVRQMSESSLTVIDKAGLSTEDIDFMIPHQANTRIIDTARKRLGLSKEKVSTTVTKHGNTSAASIPLALVSEIEKGKINDGDVLILVGFGGGLTWGSICLRWGK from the coding sequence ATGAAAAGTGTAGGGATTATTGGAGTAGGCTCATATTTACCAACAAAAGTCGTTACAAATTCTGACTTGGAATTGACTTTGGACACAAATGATGAATGGATCCGCTCAAGAACTGGTATAGAAGAACGGAGAATTGCTACAGAGGAAATGGATACATCGGACTTAGCAATTATTGCTGCAAAAAATGCACTAGAAAATGCCTCACTAGATGCTAGTGAAATTGATTTAATTTTAGTTGCAACGACGACATCAGATTATGCGTTTCCATCAGTAGCTTGTATTGTTCAAGAAGCCTTAGGGATTCCTAATATTCCGGCCATGGATTTAAGTGCAGCTTGCACAGGGTTTATTTACGCAGTTGTAACTGGTCAACAATTTATTGTTTCTAATACATATAAAAATGTGTTAGTCATTGGTAGTGAAAAGTTTTCAAAAATTATTGATTGGCAAGATCGAAATACAGCTGTTTTATTCGGAGATGGGGCTGGCGCCGTTATTTTAAGCGAAGTTTCAGAAGGAAAAGGTATATTATCTTTTGATCTAGGTGCAGATGGTACTGGTGCAGAACACTTACTAGTTGATAATAAAACAAATTTCGTCACAATGAACGGTAGAGAAGTTTTTAAATTTGCTGTCAGACAAATGTCTGAATCAAGTTTAACAGTTATCGATAAAGCGGGGTTAAGCACGGAAGACATTGATTTTATGATTCCACACCAAGCAAACACTCGAATTATTGATACAGCTAGAAAAAGACTTGGTTTAAGTAAAGAAAAAGTTTCAACGACCGTGACTAAGCATGGAAACACTTCAGCAGCATCGATTCCGTTAGCCTTAGTTTCGGAAATTGAAAAGGGCAAAATTAACGATGGTGATGTACTGATCTTGGTTGGCTTTGGCGGCGGTTTAACATGGGGTTCTATTTGCTTAAGATGGGGTAAATAA
- a CDS encoding GGDEF domain-containing protein, with protein sequence MQEILKDYEPLLANCCDTEDKILILNKLSENLERRKPLHSLALSKTAFEMALVDGNEKGVVKSLLHIGRSLWLLGELEQALENLFDGLKRVRKLNEHEYEVEILNAIGNVNVYLKIYDRALEYYGQALNLATAIKYDKLIAGLLNNIGEIHFRLHDYTISLKFYEDSLKKFEEQQGQASKSVPLLNLGAVYLALNNYDEAEKYIHTCLQISKIEHDGLSECGCLHLLGKLAYKKGNLEKAIDFYERCLLVNREGGDIFLEIELYIDYYYLAIELNEKEKAISCLYKSLELAEKINSKDFICQVCTLLASEYQLLGNVNKTVYYYKKFHDLTREVTNLEQESKLRGIAIQLKAEESQRKNKAFEILTEELERKTKELSRSYSQIQIISEIGQSITATLNIKKVFRRIYETINSLMDAPVLGIGIHNKQNETIEYKLYIEEGQNAPVFDIPLSSKSSWAVWCFKNKQEIMINDTEKEYYNYLEEIKNTYGTHSPSIIFCPLILEGEIIGVVTVQSKELNAYDQHDLDSIRALVSYIGIAINNAETSEKLAEEIGIRKQSQMELVELNHKLIKLSEHDGLTGIANRRKFDQLFLEEWERAIREQLPLSVVIIDVDQFKEYNDHYGHQEGDRVLCNVAKSLQNIPKRSTDFVARYGGDEFVAVLPNTDEAGAMIVANNMLNNIVSLQINHQFSKTAKYITSTIGVSSITPQLGMDREELLRKADKALYRATAKGRNRVEHFDRN encoded by the coding sequence TTGCAAGAAATATTAAAAGACTATGAGCCATTGCTCGCTAACTGTTGTGATACGGAGGATAAGATCCTGATCTTAAACAAACTCTCAGAAAATTTAGAACGTCGGAAACCCCTTCATTCCCTAGCATTATCAAAGACGGCTTTTGAAATGGCCTTGGTAGATGGAAATGAGAAAGGTGTAGTCAAAAGTCTTTTACATATAGGCAGAAGTTTATGGTTGCTAGGAGAATTAGAACAAGCATTAGAAAATCTTTTTGATGGATTGAAAAGGGTTAGGAAATTAAATGAACATGAATATGAGGTAGAAATCCTTAATGCTATAGGGAATGTAAATGTTTATTTGAAAATTTATGATAGAGCTCTTGAATACTATGGACAAGCCTTAAATTTAGCTACGGCGATTAAATACGATAAATTAATTGCGGGATTACTGAATAATATTGGTGAAATACATTTTCGACTACATGATTATACGATTTCTTTAAAGTTTTACGAAGATAGCTTAAAAAAGTTTGAGGAGCAGCAGGGGCAGGCGTCAAAAAGTGTTCCGCTTCTTAATTTAGGTGCTGTTTATTTGGCGCTAAATAACTATGACGAAGCTGAAAAATATATACATACTTGCTTGCAGATCAGCAAAATAGAACATGATGGCTTAAGTGAGTGTGGGTGTCTACATTTACTAGGTAAATTAGCATACAAAAAAGGCAACCTTGAGAAAGCCATTGATTTCTATGAACGATGTTTACTAGTCAACCGTGAAGGTGGAGATATATTCTTAGAAATTGAGCTTTATATTGACTATTATTATTTAGCAATCGAATTAAACGAGAAAGAGAAAGCGATCTCCTGTTTATATAAAAGCTTAGAATTAGCTGAAAAGATCAATTCGAAAGACTTTATATGCCAAGTTTGTACTTTATTAGCTAGTGAATATCAACTTTTAGGAAATGTAAATAAAACCGTCTATTACTATAAAAAATTTCATGATCTAACAAGGGAAGTCACCAATTTAGAGCAAGAAAGTAAGTTAAGAGGTATTGCGATTCAATTAAAAGCAGAAGAATCACAACGGAAAAATAAAGCTTTTGAAATATTGACAGAAGAATTAGAACGGAAAACGAAAGAATTGTCGAGATCTTATTCGCAAATTCAAATCATTAGTGAAATTGGACAAAGTATTACAGCTACTTTAAATATAAAAAAAGTATTTAGACGAATTTATGAAACGATAAATAGTTTAATGGATGCTCCTGTTTTAGGGATCGGTATTCACAATAAACAAAATGAAACAATTGAATATAAGCTCTACATTGAGGAAGGTCAAAATGCTCCAGTATTTGATATTCCACTGAGTAGTAAATCAAGCTGGGCCGTCTGGTGCTTTAAGAATAAACAGGAAATTATGATTAATGACACTGAGAAAGAATATTATAATTACTTAGAAGAAATAAAAAATACATATGGTACTCATAGTCCTTCTATCATTTTTTGCCCGCTTATTTTAGAAGGAGAAATTATTGGTGTGGTAACAGTTCAAAGTAAAGAGCTAAATGCTTATGACCAGCACGATCTAGATTCAATTAGAGCACTTGTTTCCTATATTGGAATTGCTATTAACAATGCAGAAACATCAGAAAAACTTGCAGAAGAGATAGGGATTAGAAAGCAATCACAAATGGAACTTGTAGAATTAAATCATAAGCTCATTAAACTTTCAGAACATGATGGCTTAACAGGAATTGCGAATCGCAGAAAATTTGACCAGCTATTTTTGGAAGAATGGGAGAGAGCAATAAGAGAGCAACTGCCTCTTTCTGTTGTAATTATCGATGTTGACCAGTTTAAAGAGTATAATGATCATTACGGCCATCAAGAAGGAGATCGTGTGCTTTGTAATGTAGCTAAATCCCTTCAAAACATCCCAAAGCGAAGCACTGATTTTGTAGCAAGGTATGGAGGAGACGAATTTGTAGCAGTTCTTCCTAATACTGATGAGGCGGGAGCAATGATAGTCGCTAACAATATGCTTAACAACATTGTCTCATTACAAATAAACCATCAATTTTCCAAAACGGCAAAGTATATTACGTCAACCATCGGTGTTTCTTCGATTACGCCGCAATTGGGGATGGATCGGGAAGAACTACTCCGCAAGGCTGATAAAGCATTGTATAGAGCAACAGCGAAAGGTCGTAATCGAGTAGAGCATTTTGATCGTAATTAG
- a CDS encoding amidase — MKIMSLFISLLIVGLIVLFISYFILPENKQPELATWLWDTKLLEADTTEIIQFVEVEKITSIYLQYSQEIDFDYYQQFISVMTAMEVNVYALDGSPTWAVNRSEEDTFLAWLALYQRSSIANQQFKGIHLDVEPYLQAGWETNQAEIIVQYQAMVKRVLKQSKELNLTFAIDIPFWFDEIDFNNQFGEGNLAEWIIKTVDEITIMAYRNHAIGEGGIIEISQNEIDWADKEKKKLIIAVETAPLPESYTSFNGTSIEEMNAELEIVKKFYLKNKSFSGVAIHHLISWQELKQP; from the coding sequence ATGAAGATCATGAGCTTGTTTATCAGTTTATTAATAGTCGGTTTAATTGTATTGTTCATATCTTATTTTATTTTGCCCGAAAACAAACAACCTGAACTAGCAACTTGGCTTTGGGATACAAAATTACTAGAAGCTGATACGACGGAAATTATTCAATTTGTAGAAGTAGAAAAAATCACTTCTATTTACCTACAATATTCTCAGGAAATTGACTTTGATTATTATCAACAGTTCATTTCTGTGATGACAGCAATGGAAGTTAATGTTTATGCACTAGATGGTTCACCAACTTGGGCAGTTAACAGGAGTGAAGAAGATACTTTTCTTGCCTGGCTTGCCTTATACCAACGCTCATCAATAGCTAATCAACAATTTAAAGGTATTCATCTAGATGTAGAACCTTACTTACAAGCTGGCTGGGAAACTAATCAGGCCGAAATTATTGTACAATATCAGGCGATGGTGAAGAGGGTTCTAAAGCAAAGTAAGGAATTGAATCTTACCTTTGCTATCGATATTCCATTTTGGTTTGATGAAATTGATTTTAATAATCAATTTGGCGAAGGTAATTTAGCAGAGTGGATCATTAAAACAGTCGATGAAATTACGATTATGGCCTATCGAAACCATGCAATTGGTGAGGGTGGTATTATTGAGATTAGTCAAAATGAAATCGATTGGGCCGATAAAGAAAAGAAAAAGCTAATTATCGCTGTAGAAACGGCACCATTACCCGAGAGTTATACATCTTTTAATGGAACAAGTATTGAAGAAATGAACGCAGAATTAGAAATCGTCAAAAAATTTTATTTGAAAAACAAATCTTTTTCAGGAGTTGCTATTCACCATTTAATAAGTTGGCAAGAGTTAAAACAGCCTTAG
- a CDS encoding glycosyltransferase: MSNIWEIGRNVLVLFNQFVIFYLVAVCLIYLLLFLFSFNRIRKERHLHNVEPYKELKNSRFTPPLSILVPAYNEELGIVGSVLSLVTGNGRLNYPEFEVIVINDGSEDRTLEKMIQQFQMEKLNNKVYQTRNGINTQPIKETYQSQIFPYLYMIDKQNGGKSDALNAGINFSKYPYFASIDGDTILESDSLLKIMKPIIENAGDEILATGGNILLSNGNKIVKGELQERNLSSQALVIMQTIEYLRAFLTGRIGLSRNNLLLIISGAFGVFKTSRVIQSGGYKVGTIGEDMELVVRLHQMNIDNDWGAKIIFVADPVCYTEAPETLKDLKTQRMRWYRGLFESLWIHKKMMFNPKYKSVGLIAMPYFLIIELLGAVIEVIGYSLVILGLILSVVNIQYSSLLFLMLVIYGSFLSLGAVLLEEWRFGRYQKVSDLNKLVLYSLTESFWYRPLLAFWRFRALFVAIFKRDQSWGVMKRKGVSS; this comes from the coding sequence ATGAGTAATATTTGGGAAATAGGCAGAAATGTATTAGTTTTATTTAATCAATTTGTGATCTTCTATCTCGTTGCTGTATGTTTAATCTACCTACTACTCTTTCTTTTTTCATTTAATAGGATAAGAAAAGAAAGACACCTTCATAATGTTGAACCCTACAAAGAACTGAAAAATTCCCGTTTTACGCCACCATTATCGATATTAGTTCCCGCCTATAATGAAGAGCTGGGAATCGTTGGAAGTGTACTTTCTTTAGTTACTGGTAACGGACGCTTAAACTACCCTGAGTTTGAAGTTATTGTCATAAACGATGGTTCGGAAGATCGTACACTTGAGAAAATGATTCAACAATTTCAGATGGAAAAGTTAAATAATAAAGTTTATCAAACAAGAAATGGAATTAATACACAACCAATAAAAGAAACCTATCAGTCACAAATATTTCCATATTTATATATGATTGATAAACAAAATGGCGGAAAATCCGATGCTTTAAATGCAGGAATTAACTTTTCTAAATATCCATATTTTGCATCAATTGACGGTGATACAATCCTTGAATCAGATTCACTACTTAAAATAATGAAGCCGATTATTGAAAATGCAGGTGATGAGATTTTGGCTACAGGAGGTAATATTCTTCTCTCCAATGGTAACAAAATTGTCAAAGGTGAGCTGCAAGAAAGAAACCTTTCCTCTCAAGCGTTAGTCATTATGCAAACGATCGAATACTTGAGAGCGTTTTTAACAGGAAGAATTGGTTTAAGTCGAAATAATTTGCTTCTGATTATTTCTGGAGCTTTTGGAGTATTTAAAACATCACGAGTGATTCAATCTGGTGGCTATAAAGTTGGGACGATTGGTGAAGATATGGAACTAGTTGTTCGCTTGCACCAAATGAACATTGATAACGACTGGGGTGCAAAAATTATTTTTGTAGCTGATCCCGTTTGTTATACAGAAGCACCAGAGACACTAAAAGACTTAAAAACTCAAAGAATGCGTTGGTACCGCGGTTTATTTGAAAGTCTATGGATCCATAAAAAAATGATGTTTAATCCTAAATACAAAAGTGTCGGACTTATCGCGATGCCCTATTTTCTTATCATTGAGCTCTTAGGAGCAGTTATTGAAGTGATTGGTTATTCATTAGTGATTCTTGGGCTGATCCTAAGTGTAGTTAATATCCAATATTCTAGTTTACTTTTTTTAATGTTAGTAATTTATGGGTCATTTCTTTCTTTAGGAGCTGTATTACTCGAAGAGTGGCGATTTGGAAGGTATCAAAAAGTGTCTGACTTAAATAAGCTTGTTTTATACTCATTAACAGAATCATTTTGGTATCGTCCACTTTTAGCATTTTGGAGATTCAGGGCACTGTTTGTTGCTATATTTAAGAGAGACCAAAGCTGGGGTGTTATGAAAAGAAAGGGAGTTTCATCGTAA